DNA from Roseimicrobium sp. ORNL1:
ATGAGACGGTGTCCAAGAAGCTGCTGGAAGCCTACCTGAACTTCCTGGACTACAGCCACATCTACTTCACTCAGGACGATGTGGACAAGTTCCGCAGTGACTACTCCGGTACCCTGGACAAACACATCCACACCCGGAACATCAGCCCCGCGCTGGACATCTACTACCGCTACGAGGAGCGCGTGAAGGAACGCGTGGCCTTCGCCAAGAAGACACTGGAAACCAAGAAGTTCACTTTCGATTCCAGCCGTGTCATCGACGTGAAGCGCGAGAAGGCCCCCTGGCCCAAGGATGTGGCCGCCGCAGACGCCCTGTGGACGGACCTCATCGAAGGTGACCTGCTGGCCGAGCGCCTCACCGACCGTGCCCGTGAAGAAGCCAAGAAGCGCAAGGCCGAGGAAAAGGAAAAGTCCGCCAAAGCTGACCCCAAGTCCGCAGATGGCAACAAAACAGCCGCCACCCCCACGAAGGCTGAAGACGCGAGCGCCCCGTCCAAGGCCCAGAAGGTAGAAGACAAGGCCGCCGTCACGGATGCCAAGTCGGGCAAGAAGCCCGGCGCCCCGGTGGTTGCCAAGGCCAAGGCCAAGGATGAGCCCGAAGAATCCCCCGAACAGCGCGTGCTGAAGCGCTACGAGCGCCTGCTGGAGCAGCTCGCTGAGAACGAGCAGGAAGACATCGTGAACTACTTCCTCTCCTGCCTCGCCGGCAGCTATGACCCGCACACGGAGTACATGAGCCAGCAGGAGACGGACAACTTCAAGATCACCATGCAGCACTCGCTGGTGGGCATCGGCGCCCTCCTGAGCAGCAAGGACAACGTGGCCGAAATCCAGGGCATCGTGGTCGGCGGCCCCGCAGACAAGCAGGGCGAGCTGAAAATCGGCGACCGCATCCTGGCCGTGGGTCAGGGCGACACCTCCGGCGGTACCGGCGACTGGGTGGACATCAAGTACATGAAGCTGCAGAAGATCGTGGAAATGATCCGCGGCAAGGACGGCTCCGTGGTACGCCTGCGCGTGAACCCCGCTGGTTCCGAAGACCCCTCCGAGACCCACATCATCTCCATCGTGCGTGGTGAGGTGGAACTGAAGGAAAAGCTGGCCAACGCCGAGCTCATCCAGACCCCGGCTGTCGACGGCAAGTCCTCCAAGCTGGGCTGGATCAACCTCTCCGCCTTCTACGCGGACATGGAAGAAGGCACCGTGAGCTGCACGGCGGACGTCCAGCGCCTGCTGAAGCGCCTCATGGCCGAGAAGATTGAAGGCCTCGTGGTGGATCTGCGCGGCAACGGTGGCGGTTCCCTTGAGGAAGCCATCAAGCTCACCGGCCTCTTCGTTCCCAAGGGCCCCGTGGTCCAGGCCAAGGACTGGAGAGACGCCATCACCTGGCGCGATTGCGAGAACGAGCGCGCCGTGTATGAAGGCCCCCTCGTGGTGCTCACGGACAAGGCCAGTGCCAGCGCCAGCGAGATCTTCGCCGCCGCCCTGCAGGACTACCGTCGCGCGGTGATCATCGGTGAGAAATCCACCTTCGGCAAAGGCACAGTGCAGACCATCCTGCCGGTGGAGCGCTACATGCCCTTCTTCAGCGACAAGAGCCGCGCCGGCGCCTTGAAGGTGACCATCCAGAAGTTCTACCGCATCGCCGGTGGTTCCACCCAGCTCAAGGGTGTGATCCCCGACGTGCAGCTCCCTTCGCTCCGCGACGTGATGGAAATCGGCGAAGACTCGCTGCCGAATGCGCTGCCGTACGACACCATCCCGCCCCGTACCTTCACCTACGCCACGAAGACTCCGTTGCCGCTCAACGAGATCCGCAGCCGTGTGGAAACCCGCATCGCGGCCAATCCTGAGTTCCAGTACACCTTGGAAGACACCACCCGTCTGAAGGAGCGCATCGACCGCAATACCATCAGTCTCAACGAGAAGGACCGCCAGAAGGAAATCGATGAGAACCGGGCCCGTGGCGAAACCCGCAAGGCTGAGCGCAAGACCCGCGTCGAGGAGCTGGCCAAGACGGAGAAGGCTGGTTTCGACCAGTTCCGCCTGACGCTGGACAATGTGGACAAGCCCGACCTGCTGAAGGAATCTGCCTTCACCAAGGAGCAGGCCACTGGCATGCGTGTTGCCGAAGCTGAAGATGACGAAGACGGCACCGCCGACCTGAAGCTCTTCCCCTACGGCATGGAACCCGCCAAGCTGGAAACGCTGCACGTGCTGCGCGACCTCATCCAGCTCTCCAGCCGCCCAGCGCAAACCGCGAATACGAGCGACGCGCGGAAGGCAAATGGGTCGTAGGCCCCGTCATCCTGACTGAAATCACTTTCGAAGGGCAGGCCGCAAGGTCTGCCCTTTGTTGTTTTGAGGAAGAGAATGCAACTGACCGAGCGAAGCGGAGCGCAAGGAAAGGAGAGCGGCAGGGAGTAGTCCGGTTAGAGGGATGTAGGCGGGGTCACCTGCATTGGATTCAACGCAGAGACACAGAGACGCAGAGGAACTTCGGAGACTGAGATTCCGGAGGCGCTTCACCTTGAGAGGCATTGTTCGCGATTGGCGTAAGCATTCAAGGAAGTTAGCAGCTTGATTTTATTCCACACCTTTTCAAGTTCGCGCACCCATTGGCATGACGTACCATCGTTCGAGCCTCAACCACCTCTCCGGGCAAGTCATCGGTGCAGCCATTGAAGTGCATAAGGAACTAGGACCGGGACTCCTTGAGTCAGTCTACGAAGTCTGTTTGGTAGAAGAGCTTCGAAGCCGAAGGCTCAATGTTCAAAGTCGACTCCCCCTGCCTGTTTCGTACAAGGGACGTCCACTGGAGAAGGAACTTATTGTCGACATCATGGTCGAAGATACCGTGATTCTGGAATTGAAAGCGGTGGAGGGAATACTTCCCGTCCACCAAGCTCAGCTGCTTTCCTATCTGAGACTCACCAATCGAGCATTGGGCCTGCTCCTAAATTTCCATGTCAGTGTTATGACAGCGGGCATCACCAGAATCGTGAACAGCCGGGCAGACGTGATTGAGGATGTTCCCGACACTCATTTGCGCCGCAGGCAGCCACGAGGCTGACCAAACACCTTCACACTTGTCCCACGGAGGCCCTCAGTACTCAGTCTCCGAAGTTCCTCTGCGTCTCTGTGTCTCTGCGTTGAATCCAATGCACGTGACAACACCCATGACCCAAGGCCGATACGCACCATCTCCCACCACGCGCATACCCGCCTACGTCCCGCGCGTATTCCCATACAGATCCACATGGATCCTCGGGCAGTACCGCCACCCGCGCTCCTTGCACCACTCCACGACCTTCAGCGCGGATTCGTGCAGGCCTTCCACCGTCTTTCCCTCGGGCATCAGCAGCACATTTTCTGGCGGCGTCTTCACCTGGGCCTCCGCAATCATCCCCTCCACTTCGGCACAATCCGCCTCGCTGCTGACCACGAATTTCAACTGGTGCTCATAGCCCTCGCACCACGCGCGCACCACCTCCGGCTGCCAGCGTGTCTCTTCATGGCGCTCATGCCAAGCCTTTCCCGCCTGCTCCACACTGGGGGTTGAGTGGTGCAGCTTCGGGCTCAGGGAAGCCAGGTCACACGGCACCCCCTCCGGCGCAACCGTACCTGCCGTCTCAATCGTGATGTGCTTTCCCGCGTCCCGCAGCGCCTGCAACAGGTCCGGCATGCCCTTGGCAATCATCGGCTCCCCACCCGTCACCACCACAAACCGCGTAGGATGCTTCTCCACCTCCGCCAGGATTTCCTCGACGCTCATCTCCCGTCCCTCCGGATTCCAGGAAGCATAAGGTGTATCACACCAATGGCAGCGCAGATTGCAACCCGAGGTGCGGATGAAGACGGACGGTACCCCGGCCAGCCTCCCCTCCCCCTGCACGGAAAAGAACATCTCGGAAATGCGCATGCGGTATGGTGATGATGAGCGCCTCAAACGGTAACGGCAACGCTAACAGTACGTCTGCCGGTGAGGCGATGAGTTGATGGCCTAGGGTTGATGGTTGATAGCCTGAAGCGAGCGGGGCCGGTGGTGCAGGTTCAGGCACGAATCGAAGCTCTCAGTCTCCGAAGTTCCTCTGCGTCTCTGCGTCTCTGCGTTGAATCCCATGCACGTGGTCACACCCATCACCCTCAGGCCCTCAACGATCAACCGCTGACCATCAACTTCCCAAAGATGGCAGCTGACGCAGCGACGACTTGCGCACCGCTGCAGAAGGGTTCAGGGAGGGCGCGCCTCGACCTTGGTCGCGAGATCCATCTGGCCAGCCAGCGCCCTATCATTTAAGATATCTTAAACATCGCCCGTTCCGCTCCGTGTTCTGTCGCCGCCTCCTTCACCTTCTCCTCGCCTGCATCCCTGCCCTCCTGCTGGCGAACTGCTCCTCCGCGCCCAAGGACTACGCTTACCGGTTCGTACCGGGCAAGACCGCCGTGCTGGAAGGCCGCTACGCGCGCGCTCCCAAGGACGCTCCTGAGGCGGTGAAACGCGCCATTGCGGCCGGCAACCGGCTGGTTGGCAAGCCCTACATCTATGGCGGCGGGCACCGCCGCGTGGAGGATGTGGGCTACGACTGCTCCGGCACCGCCTCCTATGTGCTGTACCACGCCGGCCTGCTGAGGAGCCCCATTTCCAGCACGGAGTTCCGCGACTACGGCAGTGCCGGCGCAGGCAAGTGGATCACCCTGTATCCCCGTCGTGGCCACGTCTTCACCGTCATCGCCGGCCTGCGCCTGGACACCGGCTACAACGGCCAGGGCGAAGGCCCCCAATGGAGCACCCGCGGCCGCCCCGCCAAAGGCGCCGTGCTGAGGCATCCGCCGGGACTCTAGCAACCGCAAAAAAGTGAAACGCAAAGCAACGAAGCAGCAAAGAAGCTGAAGGAGGTTAGGCGTCCCGCCTGACAGCGGGCGTTAGGCCTCCGGCCTGACGGTAGCTCGTACAGGCATTTCACACCTTCGCGTGTTCACACCGCAAGACTGTTTCCGGTTAACCGCAAAGAAGCAGAGAGGCAAAGGACGCAGAGGATTGGAGGGAATCGTGCAAAGGAGTTGTGGTGTGATGTGAAGTAGTGCACCTCGACGCAAAGGAGGCAGAGAGCGCGGAGTGTCGCGATAAGGTGGACTTGGCCTCAAGAGTGAATCGCCTTGTCAAGGAGTGGGGACATTCTTGTCCCCATGGGAGGGTGGCTACCTGCAAGAGTGATTTCCTATCTGTTAAATCGCCATCCAGATCCATCGCAGTGAGTTCCCATGCCCAAGCCCCCTGTTCATCTCACATGGGGACAGGAATGTCCCCACTCCTTGAAGTGATGCATCGCCTCAGATGGAGATGTACCTAAACAGCGCTGTCTCCGCGCTCTCTGCCGCCTTTGCGTCGAGGTGCACCACTTCACATCACACCACCCCACCACCCCACCACCCCACCACTGCGCCCAACCCTCCAATCCTCTGCGTCCTTTGCCTCTCTGCCCCTTTGCGGTTAATCGGAAGCGGTCCTGTGGCGTGAACACGCAAGGTGCGAGACATGCGCTACCGTCAGGCCGGAGGCCTAACGCCCGCTGTCAGGCGGGACGCCTAACCTCCTTCAAATACTTTGCTGCTTCGCTGCTTTGCGTTTCAGCTACTCACTCAGGCTTCAGTTCCACGGCCACGAGTTGCCGGTCATCGCGGGCATAGAGCACGCCATTGGAAAACGCGGCATAGGAACGATGGCCGCCGCGCAGGATTTGCTCCTGGGCACGTCGGTTGAACTTCTCTGGACTTGCGTCCACCACCCACAGCTCGCCGGCTTCCGTGAGGACGAGCAGGGTATCCTGCACCAGCAACAAGGTGCCGCCGGGCACGCGGCCGGATTCCCACATCACTTTTCCATCTTCCGCACGGATGCAGCGCAGATGCTGGCCGAACTCCTGCCGACCGTGGAAGCCGTAGAGATAGCCCTGGTGAAACACCGGCGTGCTGTAGTGGCACTCCAGAGCATCATCCTTGTGCCAGACCCGGGTGAATTTCGAGCCGGTGCGGGTCCATTTCCACAAGTCAGCGCCCACGCCGTAGCCGGCGCTGGTGAAGACGCGCTCATCCGCCAGCCACACCGGCTGGGCGGCATTCACCGAGGCATCCATCTGCGACCGCAGTGCCTTCTGCAGGAGGACCTGGCCATCCAGGGCCGAGACAGCCACGAAGTTGTTGCGCATCCAGCAGAAGACCACGCCACCGTGCAGCGCGGGAGAGGCGTAACCAGCCTCGTCCTCCACGGCCTGCCAGAGGAGTTTTCCATCCGCGAGGTTCAGCGCGATGAGACCTGCGGGCCCCTTTTCATTTCGACCACCGGGCGTGAGGATCACGCGGTCGTCTATCACCAGAGGCGAGCAGGCACGACCAAAGAACCCCTGAGGCGAATTGGTCTCCTTGACCGTGTCATATTTCCAGAGCAGCGAGCCATCCGCGAGGCTGAGGGCGTGCACCATACCTTCCGCGCCGTGCACTATCACCTTTCCCTGGGCCACGGTGGGACATCCACGCGGGCCGTCATCCATGCCAAAGTTGTCCTTGTACGTGTTCTCATAGCTGTAGCGCCAGACCTCCGTGCCATCGCGCGCGTGAATAGCCTCAACGAGTGTCTTGTCTTCCACACGATGGAAGACAATGGCCTTGCCACCCGCCACCACCGGCCCCGCAAACCCGCTGCCGAGCGGATGTGTCCAGAGCACCTTGGGGTTGATAGCCGTACCCTCGCCGGAAGGGAAGAGCTCCAGAGACGAAGCCCTGCCTTCTCGCGAGGGACCGAGAAATTGCGGCCAG
Protein-coding regions in this window:
- a CDS encoding carboxy terminal-processing peptidase, with protein sequence MRKASSLFSTVALLTVWATAPSPARAETNFGQVAMHVAYMLQNHHLSHQEFDETVSKKLLEAYLNFLDYSHIYFTQDDVDKFRSDYSGTLDKHIHTRNISPALDIYYRYEERVKERVAFAKKTLETKKFTFDSSRVIDVKREKAPWPKDVAAADALWTDLIEGDLLAERLTDRAREEAKKRKAEEKEKSAKADPKSADGNKTAATPTKAEDASAPSKAQKVEDKAAVTDAKSGKKPGAPVVAKAKAKDEPEESPEQRVLKRYERLLEQLAENEQEDIVNYFLSCLAGSYDPHTEYMSQQETDNFKITMQHSLVGIGALLSSKDNVAEIQGIVVGGPADKQGELKIGDRILAVGQGDTSGGTGDWVDIKYMKLQKIVEMIRGKDGSVVRLRVNPAGSEDPSETHIISIVRGEVELKEKLANAELIQTPAVDGKSSKLGWINLSAFYADMEEGTVSCTADVQRLLKRLMAEKIEGLVVDLRGNGGGSLEEAIKLTGLFVPKGPVVQAKDWRDAITWRDCENERAVYEGPLVVLTDKASASASEIFAAALQDYRRAVIIGEKSTFGKGTVQTILPVERYMPFFSDKSRAGALKVTIQKFYRIAGGSTQLKGVIPDVQLPSLRDVMEIGEDSLPNALPYDTIPPRTFTYATKTPLPLNEIRSRVETRIAANPEFQYTLEDTTRLKERIDRNTISLNEKDRQKEIDENRARGETRKAERKTRVEELAKTEKAGFDQFRLTLDNVDKPDLLKESAFTKEQATGMRVAEAEDDEDGTADLKLFPYGMEPAKLETLHVLRDLIQLSSRPAQTANTSDARKANGS
- a CDS encoding GxxExxY protein; the protein is MTYHRSSLNHLSGQVIGAAIEVHKELGPGLLESVYEVCLVEELRSRRLNVQSRLPLPVSYKGRPLEKELIVDIMVEDTVILELKAVEGILPVHQAQLLSYLRLTNRALGLLLNFHVSVMTAGITRIVNSRADVIEDVPDTHLRRRQPRG
- a CDS encoding 7-carboxy-7-deazaguanine synthase QueE translates to MRISEMFFSVQGEGRLAGVPSVFIRTSGCNLRCHWCDTPYASWNPEGREMSVEEILAEVEKHPTRFVVVTGGEPMIAKGMPDLLQALRDAGKHITIETAGTVAPEGVPCDLASLSPKLHHSTPSVEQAGKAWHERHEETRWQPEVVRAWCEGYEHQLKFVVSSEADCAEVEGMIAEAQVKTPPENVLLMPEGKTVEGLHESALKVVEWCKERGWRYCPRIHVDLYGNTRGT
- a CDS encoding peptidoglycan endopeptidase; its protein translation is MFCRRLLHLLLACIPALLLANCSSAPKDYAYRFVPGKTAVLEGRYARAPKDAPEAVKRAIAAGNRLVGKPYIYGGGHRRVEDVGYDCSGTASYVLYHAGLLRSPISSTEFRDYGSAGAGKWITLYPRRGHVFTVIAGLRLDTGYNGQGEGPQWSTRGRPAKGAVLRHPPGL
- a CDS encoding PQQ-binding-like beta-propeller repeat protein; the protein is MARTFRRHLARPLGGVLLSSLLAAAPLARAADWPQFLGPSREGRASSLELFPSGEGTAINPKVLWTHPLGSGFAGPVVAGGKAIVFHRVEDKTLVEAIHARDGTEVWRYSYENTYKDNFGMDDGPRGCPTVAQGKVIVHGAEGMVHALSLADGSLLWKYDTVKETNSPQGFFGRACSPLVIDDRVILTPGGRNEKGPAGLIALNLADGKLLWQAVEDEAGYASPALHGGVVFCWMRNNFVAVSALDGQVLLQKALRSQMDASVNAAQPVWLADERVFTSAGYGVGADLWKWTRTGSKFTRVWHKDDALECHYSTPVFHQGYLYGFHGRQEFGQHLRCIRAEDGKVMWESGRVPGGTLLLVQDTLLVLTEAGELWVVDASPEKFNRRAQEQILRGGHRSYAAFSNGVLYARDDRQLVAVELKPE